From Virgibacillus ihumii, the proteins below share one genomic window:
- a CDS encoding acetaldehyde dehydrogenase (acetylating) has protein sequence MSQKKVKCAIIGSGNIGTDLMYKLLRSDKLEVSALIGIDPESKGLQRARENGVEAIDHGIDGLKENPELADIIYEATSAKAHAHNAPILKEMGKKAIDLTPAAVGPFLVPAVNLKEDEIPHLDNVNMVTCGGQATIPMVKAISDVVEVDYAEIVASISSKSAGPGTRQNIDEFTETTADALREVGGAKESKAIITLNPADPPILMRNTIHVKTAGNAEEHKEEIFKSLESMLETVQGYVKGYRYKADPVVKGNVVTVSVEVEGNGDFLPKYAGNLDIITSAATKTGEVIAESLLKGETVQ, from the coding sequence ATGTCTCAGAAGAAAGTTAAATGTGCCATTATCGGTTCAGGAAACATTGGAACAGACCTAATGTATAAGCTGCTGCGTAGTGACAAACTCGAGGTTTCAGCATTAATCGGTATCGATCCGGAGTCAAAAGGATTGCAGCGCGCACGTGAAAACGGAGTAGAAGCAATTGATCACGGGATTGATGGATTGAAAGAAAATCCGGAACTTGCCGACATCATCTATGAAGCTACTTCGGCAAAAGCTCATGCGCACAATGCCCCGATTTTAAAAGAAATGGGTAAAAAAGCAATCGATTTGACCCCTGCTGCAGTGGGACCTTTTCTCGTACCTGCTGTCAACTTGAAGGAGGATGAAATTCCACACCTGGACAATGTAAACATGGTTACGTGTGGCGGCCAGGCAACAATCCCTATGGTAAAGGCGATTTCTGATGTGGTTGAGGTCGATTATGCCGAGATTGTAGCATCTATTTCCAGTAAAAGTGCCGGACCGGGTACACGGCAGAATATTGATGAATTTACCGAAACGACAGCTGATGCATTACGGGAAGTGGGCGGAGCGAAAGAATCAAAAGCGATTATTACGCTTAATCCGGCAGACCCTCCAATTTTGATGCGAAATACAATTCACGTGAAAACAGCTGGCAATGCTGAAGAACACAAAGAAGAAATTTTCAAATCATTGGAATCCATGCTTGAAACGGTACAAGGATATGTAAAAGGTTATCGCTATAAAGCAGATCCGGTTGTGAAAGGAAACGTTGTAACAGTATCCGTGGAAGTGGAAGGGAACGGTGACTTCCTGCCAAAATATGCAGGAAACCTGGATATCATCACGTCCGCTGCTACCAAAACCGGAGAAGTTATCGCAGAAAGTCTGTTGAAGGGAGAGACAGTTCAATGA
- a CDS encoding 4-oxalocrotonate tautomerase, whose translation MPLINIQVLEGRPQEKIDALMANVADTVSETLDAPKQNVRVIVSEVPKTHWSVGGKSAKDLGK comes from the coding sequence ATGCCATTGATTAATATTCAGGTTTTGGAGGGCAGACCACAGGAAAAGATTGACGCCCTTATGGCAAATGTAGCAGACACCGTAAGTGAAACATTGGATGCACCAAAGCAAAATGTGCGTGTGATAGTCAGCGAAGTGCCAAAAACGCACTGGTCTGTTGGCGGGAAAAGTGCTAAGGATTTAGGCAAGTAA
- a CDS encoding catechol 2,3-dioxygenase, producing MLEELKRFDVAQLAHVEMFTPDPDGTLWFFKEILGMTEVEREGQSVYLRSYEDFYHHSLKVTERNEPGLGHVSWRASSKNALERRVKDLEKSGAGKGWIDGDLGHGAAYQFVTPDNHNMEILWDVDYYQAPDSEITLLKNRPQKRPIKGVPVRRIDHINLMSSNVTANKNFMMDDLGFKLREHVVKNDGSEIGSWLSVSPLVHEIAFMGDQSTSEQGLGRLHHVAFWYGFPQHLHDLSEILTENNIPIEAGPLKHGVSQAMCMYVFEPGGNRIELFGDSGYLIFDPDWKPVRWEEDEVEQAIIHYGAPLPDTYFKRGTPFVKSPAVK from the coding sequence ATGCTTGAAGAATTAAAAAGGTTTGATGTTGCCCAACTGGCCCATGTGGAGATGTTTACACCGGATCCGGATGGAACACTGTGGTTTTTTAAAGAAATTCTGGGGATGACTGAAGTGGAGCGGGAAGGACAGTCTGTTTACCTTCGTTCGTATGAGGATTTCTATCATCATTCATTGAAAGTAACAGAAAGAAATGAGCCGGGACTGGGTCATGTAAGCTGGCGGGCAAGCTCGAAAAATGCGTTAGAACGACGCGTGAAAGACCTTGAAAAATCCGGTGCCGGAAAAGGCTGGATTGATGGCGATCTTGGACATGGCGCAGCATACCAGTTTGTTACCCCGGACAATCACAATATGGAAATATTGTGGGATGTGGATTATTATCAGGCGCCTGATAGTGAGATCACATTGCTGAAAAATCGCCCGCAAAAGCGTCCGATCAAAGGAGTGCCGGTGCGTCGTATCGACCATATTAACCTGATGTCCAGCAATGTAACCGCAAACAAGAATTTTATGATGGATGATCTTGGATTCAAACTAAGAGAGCACGTCGTCAAAAATGATGGATCGGAAATCGGATCATGGTTAAGTGTCAGTCCACTGGTACACGAGATTGCTTTCATGGGAGATCAGTCGACATCTGAGCAAGGATTGGGACGATTGCATCATGTTGCATTCTGGTATGGCTTCCCGCAGCATTTACATGATCTGTCAGAAATTTTAACGGAAAATAACATTCCAATCGAAGCAGGTCCGTTAAAACATGGGGTATCTCAGGCAATGTGCATGTATGTTTTCGAACCAGGCGGCAATCGTATCGAGTTATTTGGTGATTCCGGTTATCTCATCTTCGACCCGGATTGGAAGCCGGTAAGATGGGAAGAGGATGAAGTGGAACAAGCAATCATCCACTATGGTGCGCCACTGCCGGACACGTACTTTAAACGTGGCACACCATTTGTGAAATCGCCAGCAGTTAAATAA
- a CDS encoding GntR family transcriptional regulator produces the protein MRVVKKNIFNQVLDHLRKEIILGSYSKGDYLVEATLSKELNVSRGPVREAITKLESENLVEKHSNGRTVVKGFDVKEIKDLYNSRILLENHALTQISEEALEKNKDLLFLYIDQMWEAHENGERDIEIDLAFHGLLVKMTTNNTLIQLWSSLQELFRTLIDITSEASVSNQKQIIAHHSSIVKMLMDREVGTAQELLKGHLEEACEYCCEGKNRNKRRNEHVSEES, from the coding sequence ATGAGGGTAGTGAAAAAGAATATATTCAATCAGGTACTTGATCATTTGCGAAAAGAGATCATTCTGGGGAGCTATTCCAAAGGGGATTATCTGGTTGAGGCGACATTGTCAAAAGAGCTTAATGTCAGTCGCGGCCCGGTGAGGGAAGCGATTACCAAGCTGGAATCGGAAAATCTGGTTGAAAAACACTCCAATGGCCGTACGGTTGTAAAAGGTTTTGATGTAAAGGAAATTAAGGATTTGTACAACAGCCGTATTCTTTTGGAAAACCATGCGTTAACGCAAATATCCGAGGAAGCGCTTGAAAAAAACAAGGATTTGCTTTTCCTGTATATTGATCAAATGTGGGAAGCCCATGAAAACGGAGAAAGGGATATTGAAATTGATCTTGCGTTCCATGGTCTGCTTGTAAAAATGACAACAAACAATACATTGATTCAGCTCTGGTCCTCATTACAGGAATTGTTCCGGACTCTGATTGATATTACCAGTGAAGCCAGTGTTTCCAATCAAAAACAGATTATTGCCCACCATTCCAGTATTGTGAAAATGTTAATGGATAGGGAAGTTGGTACGGCTCAGGAATTATTGAAGGGTCATTTGGAAGAAGCCTGTGAATATTGCTGTGAAGGAAAAAATCGAAATAAAAGGAGAAATGAACATGTCTCAGAAGAAAGTTAA